The DNA segment TGGCGAAAAGCAAGACGCCATTAACTTGTAATATACTCCTATGCAAAATTACTTCGTTTCCTTGCTAAGTTCTTGATATGTCTAGTTTGCCAGTGATGTAGCAATAGGATGAAGGCTTTAGAACACGGGCATTACAACTCTTACCTTATGCATGACTGATAATATTAACTACTAAGATATTGAATCCTCTAAAGGAATTGTTGACttaaaacttttgattttcATTTCTATTAAGGCTCAAATCCAAGTAGCTAATGATTTTTCTTTCGAGCAGATTCTTGGGTTACTTTCAACCTCAAGAAGGGAAACCTGCGCTCTGGGAGCTGGATTCTGATTATTATCTTCACGTGTCAGGGATCGGAGATGAAATTTTCCCAGGAAGGGGGTAAGGTTTATATTTAGTGAACCTAGTGCGTATCAGATTATGGTTTTACTCTTCATTAGGTGCAAATAACATATGGAGACGTGCCTGAAACTGGACGTCAAGTTTAATGGACTTATGAACTTGTTCAGGAAATACCAAagatgttatattatatttcccGAGATAGATCATAAGTCATAACCTTTGGTTGCGTATGATTTCTAATTCTGGTGTATTGCAGGGTCCAGTCCATTGAGAAACCCATGAGTGGCATCGGAGTCAATCTTGCACCAGTGCCGGCTTTCAGGGAAGACTTCTCACGGAAGAAACTAACGTCATTTGACAAACTGATCGAGCAGACATGCAGTTCAATAAAGAACGTGAGGCTTTGCAGCGAGACAGGCCAAAGGCCAGGTGGCAGCGCTGGAGGCACTGGTGTGGCTCCTGATGCAGCGTAATGATCctcatttgaaaattttcagtCATCTTATTATCCCTTTGACTGGAAATTTTGGAATTGATTGAATCTTGTTTCTTTACGTTTAGTAGGAGCATAAGAAAGTAGAAAGACGTTTTCTAGTTTAGGAAAGAACAGAGATAGTAGTTAAAACTGAACCATGACTTTTTCGGATGTTAGCTTATTTTTCTTGACATTCTTATCTTCAGTGAGATTCAGCTCAAGAGCCCCAATTGGCTGTTTGGATCAAGAAAACCCGAAGAGAGTGGCTCTGCCGCAAAATCTGGTGCAGATGATAGTGAGAAAGGAGTGACCTCGAGTGAGCGAGTCCACGATTTCTGCAACTTGGACTGGCTTTCTGAGCCTAACGATCATCATGAAGATATCTTTCAAAAGTAATGATTTCCTTTTCCTCCCCTCTCTGAAATCTAAGTTTCGTTCAgaataaatttgtataaaattattagcAAACTTATCACTGATCATACACGTATATACTGACCAAACGTTGGGTCTAACCGCAACTTGGCATTTTCAAAATCCAGATATTGTCTCTGGTTGCATCAAATCACTTGTTTCAGTTGTTTCATTGTATTAGGTACCTATCGATCACATCAACCACTGAAGCCAATGGGTGGTATGGTGGTACTCTCCTCGGTGACCAAGATGAGAACAGCGAAATTTACAAACATTATGCCCAGTTCTGTCAGGTTCGGATTCTCTATCTTTGCTGATATGGAACTACAGATTAATAGATATCTTTAAATTTAACTCAGAATCTCATTTCCTTATGTTGAACAGTGTCCAGCTATGGAACCTTTTGAGAACGATCATGAGTTAGAAGAGAACTACGCGGAGGTTCTTCGTATGAACACAGTCGATGTAATGGACAACatgggagaagaagaaacagagatgGAAAAAGCTTTAAATGAATACGCTCAGATCGGTAGCAATCTCGGGATCATTCCAACACAATGCAAACACTTCGCTGGAGATCCTTGTTGGTTAGCCAGATGGCTGGTTGGAGATGATAAGATCCCAAAGGTCATTTAATCACAAAACCAACCCATTATGCCCCCAAGAACATAACGTCTCACATCAGAGAGACTCCCCTTTTGCTTTACATGAATCTTTTGTGAGCATTTGTGAAAAATAATTGGCTTATATTACTAAATATAGCATAGTACTGGGATAATAGAATATACGTACGCAACCACAGAGGCAAAACTAGTTTCCTTACCTCTACTAATTTCTACACCATTGTTCTTTTGATGCACACTAGTACAAACAGAATGATGTTTTAATGTACTTTCAGTAGTATATCTGACTTAGCAGGCAATCTCTTGAAGAAATTGGCAGGTACTGACTACTGAAGGCATCCTACTCCTGAACCGCGGATGGCGCAGCATGAACAGTGCGAGCAGTATTGCAATCACTTGGAACGGTGTGACTTATAGATGAAAACGGCCCAGATCAATGAGAAGATGATAAATTAAACAGTTGCACACGGGTCTGTCAAGTCCCCGGTATATATTGGGTATACATGTGAAAACTAGGCCCATGGTTTAGCCTTTTCTCATTCCTCCCTCACCACGCACCATTCCTCAAGGAACAAATAGTGCTGAATGCTGATGTTGGAGTTTACATTTCCTCGTAGAGAAGGATATGATATGAAGTCTACACGTGTAAGTCCACGTGGAGACACGTGTTATTTTAGCGTTGGCGGCCAGCCTATATATATAAGTATCAAACGAGTGAGCGACACGAAGCAAGAAGTGAAAATGACAAAACTATTGGCCTTGTTATGTCTTGTCTTGAGTGTTTTACTGACGGTGAGCCGGTGCACAGAGTCGGAAGGTGAAATCATCGTGAAAGATGGCCACCGTGTTGTTGTGGTGGAGTACGACGCAGACGGCAAAACCAACACTAGAGTCTTGATTTCACCGCCGGAAAGAGGACAAGAGCAGATAGGAGACCAAAGAGAAATGTTTAGAAATGTGAAAAGGAAAGTGATAGAAACACCGTCGCCTCTTCCGGTTAGTGACCAAGTGGAGGAGGAGCGTGAACTCCACGCGTCACCAGGAGAGCTCATATGCGATGCCATCGGTAAGTGTAAGCACAAGGTGGCGAGTGTGTTAGGGAGAGTTGACGATCCAACGGCGCACGATAGGAAGGAGAAGGTTGCACGTGCGGCACGTGACGTGAAAGAAACTCTGGCTCACGAGCCCCACTATGCTGAACACAAGGCTCAAGAAACTAGGCGAACGATGAGTAAGAGCCAAAACGTTTTGGTGAAGGCAAAGTTGGCGGTGAAGCGGTTAGGGACGGCAGTTACGGCGGCGCTGAACCCGACAAAGGTCGGGAGCGTGGTGAGTCTGATCGGGATCGCGGCGGCGTTTGGGATGTGCGTGTGGGTGACGGTCGTGACGAAGTACTTGTTGGCATCGGTGCTTGGGAGGCATCGATTCGGTGTGGCGCAGAGCAAGGTGTATTCCGTGTACTTCAAGGCAATCTCCGTAGGGCTTCTGGTTGGGTTGCTAGGACACGTCATCAGCCAACGCCGGAAGGTTCTTACCGATGCGGTGGAGATGTGGCAGGCCGTTAACCTCTTGTCCTCGATCCTGATGGTTGAAGCTAATGCGTCATTTGTTGAACCACGAGTTATAAAGGTTATGAAAGGCCTAAAACCTATacgtttattttattaatgtaaattaATATGCAGTGTAATATTGATTTTTGTGTTATGCTCATCAATAGGCGATGTTTGAGCGGATAAAagtggaaaaagaagaaggaagagggCTTGACAAGTCAGAATCACACTCCAGTGAAGCAGCGGCTCGAACCTGTGGTAAGAAGGTTAGATACAATATGGATGAGGATGCGGTGAACCGTAGACTGAAGAAGCTGAACGAGAGGTTAAGTAGGTTAAATGCGTACTCGTCGCGACTAAATTTACTCACTTTAATGTCTCTCACTTGGCACTTTGTGTATCTCGGCCATCGACTCAGCCGCACTTATTGAGGGATTGAGCCACCGATACGTTAGTTGTTTTTgtaatttgattgttttaacAAACATGATTCCACAATCATAATTGAGTGAAAAAAgtgtaagaaataaaaataaataaagcaaaaatgggacaaaaccttccTAAGTATAATACCAAACTTGGTCATAAACCCGAATAGATCATGTTGTCCATTCAATCTATAGTCCGATTGAAATACCAAGAAGACCAAAGTTATTCATATGAACCATATTATTCTCTTAagacttttaaaacaaaatcatacaacataattttatcttaagcatctttttttatttgtaaactATTAAAAATCCATGAAAAGATAAGAAACTTTTGAATGCCTAGTCTCTCTTGACCAAGGCTACTCTTGATTCCAAAGCCTTGATCCTCTCTCTGATCACATTGATCCTCTTCTCAACCACATCGGCTGCTTTGATCAGATCCTCCGAATGATCAGCATCATGTAAATCATTAAACGCAGCAATCGTCCCAAGTTCCATCGCACGGCTATGCATcttctctttctccaacttcttCTTTGCGTCTTGGATCATCCTGGTCATGAGATCCTTCTGATCCATCATGTATTTGGTCTGCTTCTCCTTGGGGAGTGCGCTAAACCTGTTTAGAAGAACACGTACCTCTCTACGGTTTGGCCAAACCTCAGGGCCCTCCTTGTAATCGCTGTAGATGATGGCGCAAGCGCGTAGACCGCAAAGAATGGTTAGTTCATTGATCTTCTTCAGGATGCCTTCTTTGCGTTTTCTGAACGTGACTCGGCGAGTCGACTTGTCAGAAATCAATTGGTGTGTAACTTTTCTTCTTCCCATGGTGATGAAAAaatgaggaggaggagaaggtttgtgtgtgttttagggACCAGATGGGTATATTGTTATATAGAGTTTCTAACTTTGATATTATGGGTCGGTCAAGTCCACAGAGAGTTACAACAAATTATAGAAaggttttaaaagaaaactacaTATAAAGGTTTAAGGTAAAATAGCTATAAAATCTTTCTAAATAAAGAAGATTTCAATCCAAAGATACTTTCTCATTTTATTATGTGTATATTGCTTGGTCTAGAGAATCTGCAGGATAGGAAAGGTTATATTTGCCCCATAAATGTTGACTATATGAAAAAGTCTGAACATATTTCTAAGACTTATTCTTGGGGTGAACTTCtcggttcaccaaccaatagaattgtgttatttcatattcgatactttttaaaagaagaaacaaaatattgtcaaattatattatgtttttaaaattaatagataaaaagaaataaatggtagtaattacaaaaaaaatatattttaacgtcgtcaacaaaacactaaaccttaaatcctaaactctagggtttagtatcttgctgacgacgttaaaaatatttttttaaaaattgttttttctgtaactactaagtttttttttttacttttttttaaaaaaataatataactgaACAATATtctgtttcctttttaaaaaatatcaaattagaaataatgaaattctattggttggtgaacctaaaagTTCACCATagagggtgaacccaagaataactctattTCTAATAGTTAAACCAAGTAGAATGGTATATACATACACAATCACATGCGTATATATAATTAGTCAAGTACTAATATTATTAGATCAGCAAGTAAATGACATGTAAGTCAAAATTAAAATTGGTAATAAAATTCTAATATACTCCAATTAAAAAAATCCAACTTAAAAGAACAATGCAAGAGAGTAGAGACTCTTATTTACAGTTATACatacaatatatatgtattaatttgttttttaatttgtggTTACATATTTAACATAACTTTGTACATGATCTAGTATCATAAGGGTCACTTTTACATTATCATTTACTCTGTTTATAATAATAGCTATACATAACTAAATATGTGTGTAACTcaccaaatatattattttctaattaatatATGTGTAAAAAATCCAAACTATTTTAATATGGTATACCATTATAACATATATAAGGTGGAAACActatttacttatatttattaaattacaaCAAAAATTTCGTATTAATTTTTCTACATGATTATTCATAAGTTTTCACATTAATAATAAGAACTTTTCTcccataaaaaaaataatttgatttcttCATGTATATTAGGCTTAAGTTATGTTACCAACTAAAACTTCAACAAATGTATAtcatttactaaaataaattgaatacttgcttgaataataaaaaacatgCGATGCTTAGACATTTTACATGTCAAAATTTGGAAATTGACTGTAAAAATTTGATTATCATGATCAGAGAGTCTAGTTTCAATAGAGCTGAAAAGATGGAGACGCTGCAACGAAGATTCCACATATTCAATATTTTCTACATCCTTAGAGGACAAAACGTTATTGTtgattgttggggtcaaaaacggttacgacaaatttaacatccaAAACATCCGAGGAAGAAAGTGAGAATTTCTCcaaagagtacttttcgaaaaatagactctttcttacgaaaaagctttacggaagaaagaatcgagatgccCGACGAAGGCTCGAAacaggttgctacgtagcgaccgagctcgagccaaagctcggtcactacgtagcgaccgagcgatcgtcccgctcggtcgctacgtagcgaccgagctcagccaagctcggtcgctacgtagcgacagagcgctcgtcccgctcggtcgctacgtagcgaccgagcactcgtctccctccgtcgctacgtagcaaccgggcttgagccaaagttcggtcgctgtgtagcgattgaacctttccgaacatcgatacgacaccagtccatgcattctcgtcaaaccttcgaatgctatctcccgaagaccgtagcaagctcagtccatgtttcccgctgttctaattcatcgatcaaacttcgcggattagaaaccgcggaaaactcgtagtaaacgtgtcgagtcggaaaacggcccaaagggacctaaaacacgattcgaagcccatcctacgattttcctaaccaaaagcccgtaaaccacagcatggtttacgcttggcccacgaggaaggataaatgtcaagtttccgcggataaatacggaagtttcgaagataatcatgaagatcgggaaaaatggaaaatctccattttatgctatgacggcttaagggcagaagagtaaaagcgtaaaccgaccttggagctagtatataaggagtcctaggcgaggagcagaaagGAGGACTTTtttagagcaaacttagcacttagagcaatttaggcaattttccgtttttgttatttcgagctgcgactcaattaggtttagccgtcttagggttgctagaactaggaatctcgccgacagctctcgagcccaggcttataccttgttgtaacgctcatacgcagattcggaataaggtcttatttttatcgttgttattctcgtgttctgattgcttgacgtgtggtaattaataGATATctgggtcctctgggaaattagggttttcctagtttccttatttaaacggaaatcgacagtgtgaatttcggttcccacagtttggcgctagaaggagggggacttacggatcaatctaacccgcaaaagccactcaacgatcaagAACGATATGCGAGATtcgacgtgcgcgaacgtcatctcattcaaggggggagaaacgatcgatcgagccaaacctcgaaacgatctccttgttatcgagttgacgattcgagatatcgacgtcgctagagtactaatcgataccggaagctcggccgatatcatcttcaaagacactcttgaAAAGATGGGGATCAGTCAATCCGAAATCGCGAAATACCCAAGCCCACTGCTAGGACTTTCgggggaaacgaccatggcctatggatcgattagactcgctgtcaaagccAGAACCGTGACGaacatcacagagtttctagtcgttgaccgccccgcatcttacaacgttatcatggggacgccatggctgaacaccatgcgcgcaatcccatcaacctaccatctttgcctcaagttcccgacccctaacggagtcgaggtaatctgGGGAAATCCAAGAGTTTCGCAGGTTTTTTCGCCGCGgaactaaaacgaaagagaccgatcctcgaaattactcctaagaaagcggagaaaaagacctccagcaaagatacgcgaagtcaggattcagcggaattcttctggcaatctcgtatcatcgcagctctagatgaaaaacgcgagccaacatgtgaacccgtggtaacgatctgtctcgacgaagccttcccagaacgctgcgtcgagattggagccaatctccacgagcctttaaggacagaactcataacctgtcttaaaaagaaccttaacactttcgcatgggctgcggaagatatgccaggaatcgacattaacataacatgtcacgagctgaatatcgacccaacattcaaacccgtcaaacagaaaagacgaaagctgggacccgaacgtgctgccgcagtaaacgatgaggtcgaaaaactgcttaaagttgggtcgataacggaagtaagatacccggactggctcgccaaccccgtagtagtcaaaaagaaaaacgggaagtggcgagtttgcgtagattttaccgacctaaacaaggcatgtccaaaggatagcttccctctaccacatatcgatcgattggtagaagcaacagcgggcaacgaactcttatccttcatggatgccttctcaggttataatcaaattaggatgaatcccgacgatcgtgagaagactgcgttcattaccgatcgcggaacttattgctataaggtaatgcccttcggcctcaaaaacgctggagcaacttaccaacgactcgtgaaccgaatgttctccaaacaactcggaaaaacgatggaagtttatatcgacgacatgctcgtcaaatccctcaaagcaagagatcacgtgtcacatctcgaagaatgctttgcacaactaaactcccataacatgaagctcaacccgacgaaatgtagattcgccgtggcatcaggagaattcctcggcta comes from the Brassica napus cultivar Da-Ae chromosome A7, Da-Ae, whole genome shotgun sequence genome and includes:
- the BNAA07G10370D gene encoding uncharacterized protein BNAA07G10370D, which encodes MLMLEFTFPRREGYDMKSTRVSPRGDTCYFSVGGQPIYISIKRVSDTKQEVKMTKLLALLCLVLSVLLTVSRCTESEGEIIVKDGHRVVVVEYDADGKTNTRVLISPPERGQEQIGDQREMFRNVKRKVIETPSPLPVSDQVEEERELHASPGELICDAIGKCKHKVASVLGRVDDPTAHDRKEKVARAARDVKETLAHEPHYAEHKAQETRRTMSKSQNVLVKAKLAVKRLGTAVTAALNPTKVGSVVSLIGIAAAFGMCVWVTVVTKYLLASVLGRHRFGVAQSKVYSVYFKAISVGLLVGLLGHVISQRRKVLTDAVEMWQAVNLLSSILMVEANASFVEPRVIKAMFERIKVEKEEGRGLDKSESHSSEAAARTCGKKVRYNMDEDAVNRRLKKLNERLSRLNAYSSRLNLLTLMSLTWHFVYLGHRLSRTY
- the LOC106400160 gene encoding agamous-like MADS-box protein AGL80 — encoded protein: MGRRKVTHQLISDKSTRRVTFRKRKEGILKKINELTILCGLRACAIIYSDYKEGPEVWPNRREVRVLLNRFSALPKEKQTKYMMDQKDLMTRMIQDAKKKLEKEKMHSRAMELGTIAAFNDLHDADHSEDLIKAADVVEKRINVIRERIKALESRVALVKRD